The genomic DNA TCTCCGCGGCTGGCGATCTGCTGAAACAGCGCTGTCAGGTCTTTGTTGTCAAATGGATCGCCGCTCGCCAGCAACGCGCCTTTGGGGGCAAACAGAGCCCTCGCCGCCGCTGACGCTGTCAATATTGGCGAGACGATCTCAAACAGACGTGCCTGCAGCGGGCTGATCGTCAGGCCCTCGGCGCTGGCCAGGGCTGTGCTGATCAGCGTTTGCAGAGTAATTCCGTTACCCTTGGCACCGAGTACTGCGAGTGCTGCCAATCCGGCTTCCATGCCCGGCACTGCGCTGGTGCCGGCGCCAATGTGAAAACTCTGCCGCACGCTCCCGAAATCGGCCTCGATTTCGACAATATCGGCATCTTTCTGCTTGAGGCCGGGCAGATCAGCAAAAAAATCCAGAACGTCGGTGGTGCCGTTGCGGTGCCGTGCGGTCATGAAGCCGCCGCCGCCCGGGCTGGCAAATACAGGTTCTGCCAGGCAGGCGGCAATCAGCGCGGCCAGGGCGGCCTGAAACGCATTGCCGCCCTGATTGAGAATCCGTGCTGCCGCATCGGCAGTTACGCGATGGCCGGCGGCGACAGCTCCGGCCTGCAGGTCTCGCGCCTTGTGAAGGGATGACATCTGTTCTGGGTCTCAGCGTGTAATATTATCTGTTGGCGAACGGGCCGCTGGCCCGCGGCGCGGCCGAGCGCACCTCACTATCCACATGAGGCAGAAAAATCTCGAAGTTTTTTTCAAACATGCCCACCAGTTTCGCCGCCTGGGCATCATAGGCGGCAGGGTTGGCCCAGGTCTTGCGCGGATGCAGCAGATGCGGCTCGACACGGGGCACCTCACGTGGCACCGAAAAGCCGAACGCACGGTCAGTGTAGAAACTTGCATTCTCCAATGCACCGTCCAGCGCCGCGGCAAGCAGCATCCGTGTCGCCTTGATCGGCATGCGGCGGCCCTCGCCATAGGGGCCACCGGTCCAGCCCGTATTGACCAGCCAGCAATTGACATCATGCTCGGCGATCAGCCGGCGCAGCAGATTGCCGTATTCAGAAGGATGGCGTGGCATGAATGGCGCGCCGAAGCAGGTGGAAAAGGTGGCTGACGGTTCCGTCACGCCCTTTTCCGTCCCGGCCACCTTTGCGGTATAGCCGGACAGGAAATGATACATTGCCTGCGCCGGTGTCAATTGCGCGATTGGCGGCAGCACACCGAACGCATCACAGGTCAGCATGATTATGTTTTTGGGCTGCCCGGCGCGTCCTGTGGCGCTGGAATTTGAAATGAAATGGATCGGATAGGCACACCGCGTATTCTCGGTTTTGGAGCTATCGTCGAAATCCGGCTGCCGTGTCACCGGATCGATCACCATATTTTCCAGAATGGTGCCGAAGCGCTGAGTTGTGGCGTAGATTTCCGGTTCCGCTTCGCGCGACAGTTTTATCGTCTTGGCGTAGCAACCGCCCTCAAAATTGAAGATTCCATCCGGTCCCCAGCCATGCTCGTCATCGCCGATAAGCGTGCGCACCGGGTCGGCTGAAAGCGTGGTTTTTCCGGTGCCCGAGAGGCCGAAAAACAGCGCCGATTCCCCGGAATCATTGACATTGGCAGAGCAATGCATCGGCATGACGCCTTGTTCGGGAAGCAGATAATTGAGGAATGTGAAGACAGATTTCTTCATTTCTCCGGCATAGGAAGTGCCACCGACAAGCACGATGCGGCGGTCGAAATTACACGCGATAATGGTTTCAGAGCGGGTGCCGTGGCGCGCCGGATCGGCTTTGAAAGACGGCAGGTCGATAACCAGCAGACCGGGCTTGAAGCCGGCAAGATCGTCATGCTTCGGCCGAATCAGAAGGTTGCGGATGAACAGTGAATGCCAGGCATATTCCGTGAACACGCGGGTTGGCAGGCGCAAGTGCGGGTCAGCGCCGCCATACAGATCCTGGCAATATAATTCCCCGCCACCGGCATGGGCAAGGAAGTCGTCCAGCAGAAGGTCAAAATTGGCCTCCGACAAGGCACCGTTATTGTCCCACCAGATTGTGTCTTCGGTGGTCGTGTCGCGCACCACGGCTTTGTCTTTGGCCGAGCGTCCGGTATGCGTTCCGGTATCAACCGCCAGCGCACCGCCCGCAGTCATCCCGCCTTCACCCCGTGTCAGGGCGTGTTCATAAAGTTCAGGCGCAATCAGATTGCTGCGTTGGCTGCAGCAGGCCGACAGGACTGCATCTGCGTTGCCAAAACTGGGATGTGCAGGCGGCATGAACATGGGCAATGAGCCTTTGCGACACAGGAAAATTTCGCCGCACCGTAGAGCACATTTTTTGAAAGTCGAGTCATTTGACCCGGTTCCAATGACTGCAAGCAAAGCCTGCTCCAGGCAGTATTCCGCCAGACATTCCGCCAGACATTCCGCCTGACCGCAAGTGCTCAGAACAGTGTCCGTATGGCTCGCTGACCCGGCCCAATGGCGCGGGGTTCAATGAGATGAGCGGAGCCGCAAGTTGCCAAAAGTGCGTGACCGGCGCCGGTCATACAGGGGTATCCCCTTGCCTATTTGCCGGACAATCATCATGGCAGCCATAATTTGCGCGCAATTTTGCGGCGAAAGCGCTAAATGTTTCGTGAAATGCCGTTGGAGCAGACCTTATGCCGACAATTGCACTTGTTGATGATGACCGTAATATTCTGACTTCTGTCGCGATGGCGCTGGAATCAGAAGGTTACCGGGTCCAGACCTACACAGATGGCGCGTCAGCGCTGGATGGTCTGATGGACAATCCGCCGGATATGGCCATTCTGGATATCAAAATGCCGCGCATGGACGGCATGGAATTGCTCCGCCGGCTCCGCCAGAGCAGCGATATGCCGGTGATTTTCCTGACATCGAAAGATGATGAAATTGACGAGTTGTTCGGCCTGAAAATGGGTGCGGATGACTTTATTCACAAGCCGTTTTCCCAGCGCCTGCTGGTAGAGCGCGTCAAAGCGGTGATGCGGCGCGTTGCACCGCGTGATGGCACGGTGGTCAAGGAGCCGGATACCAAGGCGCTTGAGCGCGGTGCCCTGTCGATGGATCAGGAACGCCACACCTGCACCTGGAACAGCCGCAATGTTGTTCTGACCGTCACCGAATTTCTCATTCTGTTTGCGTTAGCTCAGCGCCCCGGCGTGGTGAAGAGCCGCAATGCACTGATGGATGCAGCCTATGACGACCAAGTCTATGTCGATGACCGCACCATTGACAGTCATATCAAACGTCTGCGCAAGAAGTTCAAAGCGACAGATGACGATTTCGATATGATCGAAACGCTGTATGGTGTCGGTTACCGCTTTCGCGAAGGATAGGATTGCAGTTAGAGCCGTTTCATGACTATCGAACCACCGAAGGCCACGCTAGGCATTTGGCCAAGCACCGGGCTTGCACGCCCGCCGGACGTCGTTACACTCCCCTTGTGGTCATGAAGACCACGGCGTGGAGCGTGCCGCGTCGGCAGACGCGCAAACCCGGTCAAATGATCCGATAGTCATGAAACGTGCTCTAACCATCATGTCGGCTTCAGACGCCACAAAAGCGGAGGATTTCCGCGAAGATGATGATGAAGTTGCCGCAACGGCAACAGCAGCACACAGCGATGCGGCCAAGGCCCGACAGGGTTCCAGCCGTCGCGCGCGCATTCTGAGGCTGACGCCGCGCCGCGTATGGTCGGCGATCAGCATTCAGGTGTTTTCATCTCTGACCCGGCGGATCGTCTTTCTCAACCTGGCGGCCCTGCTGGTACTGTTGTCCGGCATTCTGTTTCTCAACCAGTTTCGCGCTGGTCTGATTGATGCGCGAATCGAAAGTCTTCTGACCCAGGGCGAAATTATTTCCGGCGCGATTGCCGCCTCCGCCAGCGTCCAGACCAACACCATCACGATCGATCCGGACCGCTTGCTTGAATTGCGCAGCGGAGAAAGCATCGCCACTTTCGAAGATCAGGAAGATGCGCTGGAATTTCCCATCAACCCGGAGCGTGTCGCACCGGTGCTGCGGCGGTTGATTTCGCCGACCCGGACACGGGCGCGGATTTACGATCAGGACGGAACCCTCATTCTCGACAGCCGGGCGCTCTATGCGTCCGGTCAGATTCTGCGCTTTGATCTGCCGCCAGTGGAAACCACGCCAGCCTGGTATGAAAACATGTGGCAACAGGCGAAATTATGGCTGCGCCGGGGTGAATTGCCGCTTTACACCGAAGTTGATGGCGGCAACGGGCGCGATTATCCGGAAGTCGTCAAGGCTTTGTCCGGGACGCCCGCCAGTGAAGTGCGTGTTACCCAGCAGGGCGAATTGACAGTCGCGGTTGCGGTGCCGATCCAACGCTTCCGTGCCGTTCTCGGCTCATTGCTGTTATCGACACAGGGCGGCGATATCGATGCCATTGTCCAGGCTGAGCGGCTTGCGATCTTGCGGGTTTTCCTCGTCGCCGCAACGGTCACGATTTTGCTGTCGATCCTGCTGGCCAGCACCATCGCCGGGCCAATGCGCCGTCTGGCGGCGGCTGCTGACAGGGTGCGGCGCGGCGTCAAAACCCGTGGTGAAATCCCGGATTTTACCGAGCGACGGGATGAAATCGGCCACCTCTCCCAGGCGCTGCGCGACATGACGGATGCGCTGTTTACCCGGATGGCGGCGATTGAGAGCTTTGCCGCCGATGTTTCCCACGAATTGAAAAATCCGCTGACATCTTTGCGCAGCGCGGTGGAAACCCTGCCGCTTGCCAAAAACAAGGAACAGCGCGACCGGCTGCTCAGCGTCATTTTGCATGATATCAGGCGTCTTGACCGGCTGATCAGCGATATTTCCGATGCGTCCCGGCTGGACGCTGAACTTGCCCGCCAATCCTCTGAGCCGGTAGATTTGTGGCAGCTTCTCACCACGGTAGTGGATGTGGCCCGGGAAACTGCATCGGCGGATTCGGCGAAGATATCGCTGAAGATTGATCCGCGCCTGAAGGACAAGCTGTTTGTGATGGGCAATGATGGCCGTCTGGGACAGGTCATCAACAACCTCCTCGACAATGCCTGTTCTTTCACCGGTCCAAATGGCAGTGTGCGCATCACCGCGCGCCGCGATGAAGACGAGGTTGTCATCGCCATCGAGGATGACGGCCCCGGCATTCGTCCGGATGTGGAAACACGGATTTTTGAACGGTTTTACACCGACCGCCCCAACCGCGAGGATTTCGGCCAGAATTCCGGGCTCGGGCTTTCGATCAGTAAACAGATTGTCGAGGCCCTTCGCGGAACCATCGAAGCAAAGAATTGGTACGGTGCCGACAAGGAGGTGCCGGCGGGAGCGCGCTTTATTCTGCGATTGCCGCTGGCCAAAGGTTGATATCTTCATGGCCCGTTATGATGCCTGATCCCGCCATGTCAGATCAGACCGGTGTGGTGCCCACGATCCACGGCAGTTGTGTTGTCTGGCGCAATGCCGGTGTGCTGATCATCGGGCGGTCCGGCAGCGGCAAATCCCAACTGGCACTGGCGCTGATGGCCGACGCTGCCGCGCCCGGTAGTCTGGTGGCCGATGACCGGGTGGTTCTGCAGGCCAGGCAGGGGCTTCTGGTGGCGTCCGCGCCGCTGGCCCTGCGCGGCAAGATCGAGCGTTTTGGCATGGGTATAGAAACCCACGAAACTCTGGATTCCGCGCCACTTGATCTTGTTGTGCAATTGACACCGGTTGGCGAAATGGAACGAATGCCGGAGCCGCATATGCTGGTCTGGGAGCATCACGGGATTGCGCTTGCAAAACTGATACTGCCAGAGCAGCCGTGTCACGGCGTTTCAGCAATATTTGCAACCTTGAATCGAAAACCTGTGCTCGCCACACAGGAAAACCGTCGAAAACGTTAATTTGGGCCTTGCCATCGCACCGCCAATGCCCAAGATACCGACCATCTGTGTTGAGTCTGGATTGTTCTATGATTGGATTGGTGCTCGTCACCCACGGCAAACTTGCGGAAGAATTTCGCTCTGCTCTTGAACATGTTGTCGGGGTTCAGGAGGCGATGGCCACAATATCCATCGGTCCGGATGACAATATGGAAACCAGGCGCGATGACATTGTCGGGGCCATTGGCTCTGTGGAGAGCGGCTCAGGTGTCATCGTTCTGACAGACATGTTCGGCGGTACGCCTTCAAATCTGGCAATTTCAGCGATGGAGCCCGGTAAGATCGAGGTGATTGCCGGTGTCAATCTGCCCATGCTGGTGAAACTGGTCAGTGTGCGCCGGGACCTCAGTGTCGTGGACGCCGCACTTCAGGCGCAGGATGCGGGCCGGAAATATATCAACGTCGCCAGTGCCCTGCTGGGAGCCGCGTCTCCCAAGGCCCGGTCCTGAACCACCCCGATGAAATGGCGGCAGACATGACCATTGATGGGGCGGCGCGGACGGTTACAATTCTCAATGCAAAAGGCCTCCACGCCCGTGCATCCGCCAAATTTGTAAAATGCGCAGCCGCATTCGACGCCAAAGTTCTGGTCTCCAAAGGCGGCCAGACCGTTGGCGGTACGTCCATCATGGGCCTGATGATGCTCGGTGCCGCGCCCGGCAGCGTTGTCGAATTGTCAGCGACAGGCCCGGATTCAGCCGTCGTGCTGAACGCTCTGGAAGCTCTGATCAGAGGCCGTTTCGGCGAAGATTAGAGTCTCATAAAGGTATAAAGAAATCTTTATATTTAAGTTGCCATCAGTCATGCCGCGTGATAGCAGAACGGCAAATTGGCTGTTCAAGAACAGCATTTTCCACATTCATTTCATTTCAAGGGCTGTTTTATGGCTGACTATCTTGTCAAAGACCTTTCGCTGGCGGATTGGGGCCGCAAGGAAATTGCAATTGCTGAAACCGAGATGCCGGGCCTGATGGCTCTGCGCGAAGAATTCGGCGCCAAGCAGCCGCTGAAAGGCGCGCGCATTGCCGGCTCTTTGCATATGACGATCCAGACCGCTGTTCTGATTGAAACCCTGGTTGCGCTGGGCGCGGATGTGCGCTGGGCGTCCTGCAATATTTTCTCCACCCAGGACCATGCCGCAGCCGCGATTGCCGAGGCCGGTATACCGGTGTTCGCGGTCAAGGGAGAAACCCTGGAAGAATACTGGGATTATGCCGACCGCATTTTCGACTGGGGCGATGGCGAAACCGCCAATCTCATTCTTGATGATGGCGGTGATGCCACCCTGCTGATCCTGCTTGGTGCAAGGGCGGAGCAGGATATCTCGGTTCTCGACAAGCCGGAAAATGAAGAGGAACAAGCGCTTTACGCCGTGATCCGCAAGCGCATTGCCGAAACACCCGGCTGGTTCTCAAAGGTTCGGGCCAATCTTCAGGGCGTATCTGAGGAAACCACCACCGGCGTGCATCGCCTCTACCAGATGCAGAAGCGCGGCGAGTTGCCATTTCCGGCAATCAACGTCAATGACAGTGTCACCAAATCCAAATTCGATAATTTGTATGGCTGCCGCGAGAGCCTGGTTGATGGCTTGCGCCGCGCCACCGACGTGATGATGGCCGGCAAAGTGGCTGTTGTCTGCGGCTATGGCGATGTTGGCAAAGGCTCCGCAGAATCGCTGCGTTCGTCCGGCGCCCGTGTCATTGTCACCGAGATTGATCCGATCTGCGCACTTCAGGCCGCCATGGAAGGATTCGAAGTCGATATTCTGGATGACGTTGCCTCAAAGGGCGATATCTTTGTCACCACCACTGGCAACAAGGATGTTATCACCGTTGATCATATGCGGAACATGAAGGATCGCGCCATCGTTTCCAATATCGGTCATTTCGACAGCGAGATTCAGATCGGCGCGTTGAGAAATTTCAAGTGGCACAATGTCAAGCCGCAGGTTGACGAGGTTGAATTTCCGGACGGCAAGCGCATCATCGTGCTGGCTGAAGGGCGGCTGGTAAATCTGGGCTGCGCCACCGGCCATCCGAGTTTTGTGATGTCGGCAAGCTTCACCAATCAGGTGCTGGCACAGATGGAATTGTGGAACCGCGGCGACCAGTACAAAAATGAAGTCTATGTGCTGCCCAAACACCTTGATGAGAAGGTCGCTGCACTGCATCTGGCCAAGCTTGGCGTCAAATTGACCCGGCTTACAGACGAACAGTCCGCCTATATCAATGTTCCGGCAGATGGTCCCTACAAGCCTGACCACTACAGGTATTAATACAAAGTTAACCATATACTATATGTAGGGGGTTGTGGAAAAAGTGATTCACTACCCCCTTTTTTATGTCCTCTAGCGCTTCCCCCCGATTCGCGAAGCAGGTAATTTCGAGTGATTCGCAGTGGTTGATGCGGATCCTTGTGGCGGATAACGCTGCCGGAAGCGCTCGCTTCCGTTGAGTCCTCAGCAACCGGATCGCTCTCGGCGATAGGCGAAGCGTTGGAATTGCCAAAGCCGCCGAAAATTCGGCGTCGGTCTGGCGCATTGAGTTCGGTTCTTGAGGATTAGTTATGCACCGCTTTGTGCGGGCTGTAGAAACGTACAGCCGCAAATCATTCAGGATTCCCGGTCACCGTTTATTGCGGGGGCGAAACACGATTTTTCTGGCGAGTTCGATGTTAGCTCTTGCCACATCAACTGCGGTATTCGCGCAAGCGACTGCAGTTGACGCGTGGGTTGGCGGGCGGCCGCAAACGGTTCTGCTGCTGGTTACCGCTGCCGCGGGCCTGGCCGCCGCCGCTATCAGCAGCCTGCAGGTGATCAAAGGCCGGCATCGCCATAGGCAGGAAAAACGACACCTCGAAAATGCCCTTGCCGAAGCGCGCCGCGAAGCCGATTGTGCCGAGCGCCTGCTGCATGCCGATGAACAACTCACCGTAACATTGCAGCGCGGGCCGGTTGGCACCATCATCGGTTCGAAAATGTTCGGTGCCTTATCGCTTGGTGACAGTGTTCTGGAGGAAACCCTGGCGACTGACAGCATCAGTTTGCTGCAGTTTGACGACTGGCTTGAACCGGAAGCTGCCACTGATCTGAGCGAAGCGGTGAGCGATCTGATGCAGAACGGCAAGGCTTTCAGCCTGGCTGCCCATACGCTGACCGGTGGCATGATCGATATTGTCGGACGCATTGCGGGTTATGAACCGATGTTGCGGTTTCGCACCCTGAGTGATCACTCCGTGGAACTGGCCGAACTGAAAGCGCATCACAAGCTGATGGCACGGGACACGGCGGTGCTGCGTGGTTTGCTGCAGGCTATAACGATGCCGGTCTGGATGCGTGATGATGTTGGCCGGCTGATCTGGGTCAATCACGCCTATGCAGAGGCGGTGGATGCTCCTGACCCTGAATCCGCGGTCGCGCAGGATCTTGAATTGCTCGACAGCGATGAACGCGCGGAAATCATCAAGGCACAGCAAAGCGAGAGCGTTATCAGCGGACGGATGAGCGCGACCATGGCTGGACAGCGCCGCGCTCTTGAAGTGGTGGATGTGCGCGCCAATCGCGGCTCGGCAGGCATTGCCAGCGATGTGACGGCTGTGGTGGAAGCGGAAACCAATCTCAGCCGTGTGCTGAAATTTCATGCCAGAACGCTCAATCAGTTGGCAACTCCGGTTGCCGTGTTCGGCACGGATCAGCGGCTGCAGTTTTTCAACAGCGCCTATCAGAATCTGTGGGATTTTGAAGCCACCTTCCTCGAAGCATCGCCGCTGGAAAGCGAAATTCTCGATCAGTTGCGCAGCCGGCGTCTGTTGCAGGAGCAATCCGACTTTGGGTCCTGGCGCAAATCATTTCTGGAACATTATAAATCCATGGAGCCGGTCCATGACTGGTGGCATCTGCCGGACGGTCGCTCACTGCGGGTCATGACAACGCCGCATCCCCAGGGCGGCATCACCCAGATATTTGAAAATGTCACCGAAGAGCTGGATTTGCGCAGCAGGCTCAAGCGTGTATCGCAGGTGCAGGGCGAGACCCTCGATCATTTGTCGGAAGGTGTCGCCGTGTTCGCGTCCGATGGCCGGTTGCAATTGTCAAATCCGGCATTTTCAGCCATCTGGCAGTTGAGCGAAGAGGCGGTTGAACCCGGGCGCCACATCAGCGAAATCGTTGACGCCGCCTTTCTGCAATCGCAGGACTGGGCGCACAACGTCACCGAAGACTGGCGCATCATCGCCAATGAGATCACCGGCGTGGAAGACCGGCGCAATGGCACTGCCGGACAGATCGTCTGTGCGCCTGACAAGGTTGTCGATTATGCCCAGATTCCGCTACCCGATGGCCTGTCGATGCTCACCTTTGTCGATGTCACGGATTCCGCTCAGGTGAAGCAGGCGTTGATTGACCGCAACCAGGCGCTCGAAGCGGCAGATGCTATCAAATCCACATTTATCAAACATGTCTCCTATGCCCTGCGCGCGCCTCTGACCAATATTATCGGCTTTGCCCAATTGCTGGCAGAACCCAAGATCGGATCGCTCAACAACAAGCAGGGTGACTATGTCGATCATATTCTGACATCTTCATCGTCATTGATGGCAATTATCAATGATGTTCTGGATCTGGCCACAGTGGAGGCCGGAATTGTCGAACTGGAACTGGGTGATGTGAATGTCGCGGAGACGGTTTCCGCTGTTATCGAAGCTTCGCAGGACCGCATCAACGACATGCAGATTCAACTGAAAACCGATTTGGACAAAAAAGCCGACAGTTTCATTGGTGATCCCAAACGGGTGCGCCAGGTGCTGTTCAATGTGCTCAGCAATGCCATCCGGTTTTCCGATCCTGGCACCGAGGTGCGTCTTCGCTGTCGCCGGGAAGATGACGAGATCGTCTTCACAATAGTCGATCATGGCCCCGGAATTCCCGGCAAATATCTGTCGACCGCTTTTGAGCCTTTCGAAAGCACGGCGCCTTCCGACGGACGCCGCAATGTCGGCCTTGGACTTTCCATCGTGGAAAAATTCATGGAACTGCATCGCGGCAAGGTCCATTTGGAATCTGAAGAAGGCAAGGGCACCATTGTGACGTGCCGGTTTCCGGTTGTGCCGGAACCAGTCACTCAGGCTGCCGAGTAAGCGGCTGTCGAATGGCGGTCCCAAAACCCATCCAGCTGTTTGCTGCACATCTCTCCGACGAAGCGGCGATGGTCCGCTTTGCCCAGGATATCGCAGCTGCCATTCTACCCGGCGACATGATCGCCCTGGAAGGCGATCTTGGAGCCGGCAAGACCGCGTTCTGCCGGGCGCTGATCCGCAGCCTGGCCGGGGATGATGATCTTGAGGTTCCCAGCCCGACTTTTTCACTGCTGCAGCCCTACGATCTGACCATTCCGGTCAGGCATTTTGATCTGTACCGGCTTGCCGATCCCGAAGATCTTGACGAAATCGGCTTTTTCGACGCTCAGGAACTCGCACTGACGCTGGTGGAATGGCCCTCTCGGGCAGCCGATACCCTGCCGCACCATCACATGCTGCTGTCGATTGAAATTCTGCAGGGCGAGCAGAGATATCTGCGCTTTTCGCTGCAACCCGAGCAAAAAGACCGCTTTGCCAGAACGTTTGCGGCCCGTAAATTTCTTGAAACCTCAAATTATGTCGAGGCGCGCCGCAGCCATATTCAGGGCGATGCATCGCACCGTTCCTATGAGCGGATATTCGCGCCCGGAAAAGCGGCTGCCGTTCTGATGAATGCACCGGAAACTCCGCCGGGCGAAATCATCGCAAATGGCAAAACCTATGCCGAACTGGTGCACAGGGCGGCTGACACGCCACCATTCGCAGCGATTGACACAGCGCTGTTGAAGCTGGGATTCAGCGCACCGGCCATATTCGCGGCCGACCACACATCCGGTTTTCTGCTGCTTGAGGATTTTGGCAAGCAGGGAATAATTGACAGCAAAGGCCAACCGATCAGAGCGCGCTATTTGGCGGCGGTCGATGTTCTGGCCGCGCTGCATGACCGGGCAGCGGATCTGTCGCAGTCGGTCGAGGGTGTTTCGGAGCCTTACCTGATACCGGCTTTCGATCGAACTGCTTTTCTCACTGAAGTGGCACTGTTTGCCGACTGGTTTGTGCCGCATCAGCAGGGCTCCCTGAGCACAGCGCATCATCAGGACTTCATGGCGGTGTGGTCCGGATTGTTCGAGGAGCTTGCCGAAGCCGAAACCGGCATCATCCTGCGCGATGTCCATTCGCCCAATCTGATGTGGCTGCAACGCGCCAACCCGCTGCAAACTGTCGGACTGCTGGATTTTCAGGACGCATTGTGGGGACCGCAGCTCTATGATCTGGCATCCTTGGTCTATGATGCCCGAATTGACATCGACCCCGGTTTCAGACAGGACATGCTGGCCCGCTATCAGAACGTGCGCACCACCGCGCTGATCCCCTCT from Pararhizobium sp. IMCC3301 includes the following:
- a CDS encoding HPr kinase/phosphorylase, which codes for MSDQTGVVPTIHGSCVVWRNAGVLIIGRSGSGKSQLALALMADAAAPGSLVADDRVVLQARQGLLVASAPLALRGKIERFGMGIETHETLDSAPLDLVVQLTPVGEMERMPEPHMLVWEHHGIALAKLILPEQPCHGVSAIFATLNRKPVLATQENRRKR
- the ahcY gene encoding adenosylhomocysteinase; the encoded protein is MADYLVKDLSLADWGRKEIAIAETEMPGLMALREEFGAKQPLKGARIAGSLHMTIQTAVLIETLVALGADVRWASCNIFSTQDHAAAAIAEAGIPVFAVKGETLEEYWDYADRIFDWGDGETANLILDDGGDATLLILLGARAEQDISVLDKPENEEEQALYAVIRKRIAETPGWFSKVRANLQGVSEETTTGVHRLYQMQKRGELPFPAINVNDSVTKSKFDNLYGCRESLVDGLRRATDVMMAGKVAVVCGYGDVGKGSAESLRSSGARVIVTEIDPICALQAAMEGFEVDILDDVASKGDIFVTTTGNKDVITVDHMRNMKDRAIVSNIGHFDSEIQIGALRNFKWHNVKPQVDEVEFPDGKRIIVLAEGRLVNLGCATGHPSFVMSASFTNQVLAQMELWNRGDQYKNEVYVLPKHLDEKVAALHLAKLGVKLTRLTDEQSAYINVPADGPYKPDHYRY
- a CDS encoding HPr family phosphocarrier protein, which translates into the protein MTIDGAARTVTILNAKGLHARASAKFVKCAAAFDAKVLVSKGGQTVGGTSIMGLMMLGAAPGSVVELSATGPDSAVVLNALEALIRGRFGED
- a CDS encoding phosphoenolpyruvate carboxykinase, with translation MFMPPAHPSFGNADAVLSACCSQRSNLIAPELYEHALTRGEGGMTAGGALAVDTGTHTGRSAKDKAVVRDTTTEDTIWWDNNGALSEANFDLLLDDFLAHAGGGELYCQDLYGGADPHLRLPTRVFTEYAWHSLFIRNLLIRPKHDDLAGFKPGLLVIDLPSFKADPARHGTRSETIIACNFDRRIVLVGGTSYAGEMKKSVFTFLNYLLPEQGVMPMHCSANVNDSGESALFFGLSGTGKTTLSADPVRTLIGDDEHGWGPDGIFNFEGGCYAKTIKLSREAEPEIYATTQRFGTILENMVIDPVTRQPDFDDSSKTENTRCAYPIHFISNSSATGRAGQPKNIIMLTCDAFGVLPPIAQLTPAQAMYHFLSGYTAKVAGTEKGVTEPSATFSTCFGAPFMPRHPSEYGNLLRRLIAEHDVNCWLVNTGWTGGPYGEGRRMPIKATRMLLAAALDGALENASFYTDRAFGFSVPREVPRVEPHLLHPRKTWANPAAYDAQAAKLVGMFEKNFEIFLPHVDSEVRSAAPRASGPFANR
- a CDS encoding stimulus-sensing domain-containing protein; protein product: MSASDATKAEDFREDDDEVAATATAAHSDAAKARQGSSRRARILRLTPRRVWSAISIQVFSSLTRRIVFLNLAALLVLLSGILFLNQFRAGLIDARIESLLTQGEIISGAIAASASVQTNTITIDPDRLLELRSGESIATFEDQEDALEFPINPERVAPVLRRLISPTRTRARIYDQDGTLILDSRALYASGQILRFDLPPVETTPAWYENMWQQAKLWLRRGELPLYTEVDGGNGRDYPEVVKALSGTPASEVRVTQQGELTVAVAVPIQRFRAVLGSLLLSTQGGDIDAIVQAERLAILRVFLVAATVTILLSILLASTIAGPMRRLAAAADRVRRGVKTRGEIPDFTERRDEIGHLSQALRDMTDALFTRMAAIESFAADVSHELKNPLTSLRSAVETLPLAKNKEQRDRLLSVILHDIRRLDRLISDISDASRLDAELARQSSEPVDLWQLLTTVVDVARETASADSAKISLKIDPRLKDKLFVMGNDGRLGQVINNLLDNACSFTGPNGSVRITARRDEDEVVIAIEDDGPGIRPDVETRIFERFYTDRPNREDFGQNSGLGLSISKQIVEALRGTIEAKNWYGADKEVPAGARFILRLPLAKG
- a CDS encoding PTS sugar transporter subunit IIA, whose protein sequence is MIGLVLVTHGKLAEEFRSALEHVVGVQEAMATISIGPDDNMETRRDDIVGAIGSVESGSGVIVLTDMFGGTPSNLAISAMEPGKIEVIAGVNLPMLVKLVSVRRDLSVVDAALQAQDAGRKYINVASALLGAASPKARS
- a CDS encoding response regulator transcription factor; this encodes MPTIALVDDDRNILTSVAMALESEGYRVQTYTDGASALDGLMDNPPDMAILDIKMPRMDGMELLRRLRQSSDMPVIFLTSKDDEIDELFGLKMGADDFIHKPFSQRLLVERVKAVMRRVAPRDGTVVKEPDTKALERGALSMDQERHTCTWNSRNVVLTVTEFLILFALAQRPGVVKSRNALMDAAYDDQVYVDDRTIDSHIKRLRKKFKATDDDFDMIETLYGVGYRFREG
- a CDS encoding PAS-domain containing protein is translated as MLALATSTAVFAQATAVDAWVGGRPQTVLLLVTAAAGLAAAAISSLQVIKGRHRHRQEKRHLENALAEARREADCAERLLHADEQLTVTLQRGPVGTIIGSKMFGALSLGDSVLEETLATDSISLLQFDDWLEPEAATDLSEAVSDLMQNGKAFSLAAHTLTGGMIDIVGRIAGYEPMLRFRTLSDHSVELAELKAHHKLMARDTAVLRGLLQAITMPVWMRDDVGRLIWVNHAYAEAVDAPDPESAVAQDLELLDSDERAEIIKAQQSESVISGRMSATMAGQRRALEVVDVRANRGSAGIASDVTAVVEAETNLSRVLKFHARTLNQLATPVAVFGTDQRLQFFNSAYQNLWDFEATFLEASPLESEILDQLRSRRLLQEQSDFGSWRKSFLEHYKSMEPVHDWWHLPDGRSLRVMTTPHPQGGITQIFENVTEELDLRSRLKRVSQVQGETLDHLSEGVAVFASDGRLQLSNPAFSAIWQLSEEAVEPGRHISEIVDAAFLQSQDWAHNVTEDWRIIANEITGVEDRRNGTAGQIVCAPDKVVDYAQIPLPDGLSMLTFVDVTDSAQVKQALIDRNQALEAADAIKSTFIKHVSYALRAPLTNIIGFAQLLAEPKIGSLNNKQGDYVDHILTSSSSLMAIINDVLDLATVEAGIVELELGDVNVAETVSAVIEASQDRINDMQIQLKTDLDKKADSFIGDPKRVRQVLFNVLSNAIRFSDPGTEVRLRCRREDDEIVFTIVDHGPGIPGKYLSTAFEPFESTAPSDGRRNVGLGLSIVEKFMELHRGKVHLESEEGKGTIVTCRFPVVPEPVTQAAE